In Kwoniella newhampshirensis strain CBS 13917 chromosome 4, whole genome shotgun sequence, one DNA window encodes the following:
- a CDS encoding fumarate hydratase, mitochondrial → MLTRTALRTATSLSARRTVLASQRSFASSSLIMAEQKYRKEKDTFGDLNVPADRYWGAQTQRSLMNFDIGGPTERMPPPLIKAFGVLKKAAANVNRTYGLPTEIADNIGKAADEVISGKLIDEFPLVVFQTGSGTQTNMNVNEVISNRAIELMGGELGSKKPVHPNDHVNMSQSSNDTFPTAMHVAAVVEINASLIPALEELHDALEDKRKSFENIIKIGRTHLQDATPLTLGQEFSGYVTQVERGIGRVKATLKNLSYLAQGGTAVGTGLNTKKGFDEKVAAEISKLTGYEFLTAPNKFEALAAHDAIVEASGALNVVAVSLMKIANDIRFLGSGPRCGLGELELPENEPGSSIMPGKVNPTQCEALTMVAAQVMGNNTTISVAGSYGQFELNVFKPVLIKNLLQSIRLLADGSRSFTKNCVVGIKANEEKIKKIMNESLMLATCLNSTLGYDDVAKIAKKAHHEGLTLKESTLALGKLTSEEFDAKVRPELMLAPDEV, encoded by the exons ATGTTGACCCGTACTGCGCTTCGAACGGCTACTAGC CTCTCTGCTCGCCGAACAGTCCTCGCTTCTCAACGATCTTTCGCATCTTCGTCACTCATCATGGCCGAACAAAAGTacaggaaggagaaggacacTTTCGGTGACCTCAATGTTCCCGCTGATAGATATTGGGGAGCTCAGACCCAACGAAGTCTCATGAACTTTGACATTG GTGGCCCTACGGAGCGAATGCCCCCACCCTTGATCAAAGCCTTTGGTGTCCTCAAGAAGGCCGCTGCCAACGTCAACAGGACCTATGGTCTCCCAACCGAGATCGCAGACAACATCGGCAAAGCCGCTGATGAGGTGATCTCCGGTAAACTCATCGACGAATTCCCCTTGGTCGTCTTCCAGACCGGTTCTGGAACTCAGACCAACATGAACGTCAACGAGGTCATCTCCAACAGGGCTATCGAGCTCATGGGAGGGGAGCTGGGAAGCAAGAAGCCTGTGCACCCCAACGACCACGTGAACATGAGTCAATCTTCGAACGATAC TTTCCCCACCGCCATGCACGTCGCTGCCGTTGTTGAGATCAACGCATCCTTGATCCCCGCTTTGGAAGAGCTCCACGACGCTCTCGAGGACAAGCGAAAGTCGTTTGAGAACATCATCAAGATTGGTCGAACCCACTTGCAGGATGCTACTCCCTTGACTCTTGGTCAGGAGTTCTCTGGTTACGTCACTCAGGTCGAGAGGGGTATTGGACGAGTGAAGGCGACTTTGAAGAACTTGAGCTACTTGGCTCAGGGTGGTACTGCTGTCGGCACT GGTCTCAACACCAAGAAGGGCTttgacgagaaggtcgCTGCTGAGATTTCCAAGCTCACCGGATACGAATTCCTCACCGCCCCAAACAAG TTCGAGGCTCTTGCCGCTCACGACGCCATCGTGGAGGCTTCCGGAGCTCTGAACGTCGTTGCTGTTTCTCTCATGAAAATCGCCAACGATATCCGATTCCTTGGGTCTGGTCCTCGATGTGGTCTCGGTGAGCTTGAGTTGCCTGAGAACGAGCCCGGATCCTCTATCATGCCTGGAAA GGTCAACCCGACGCAATGTGAGGCCCTCACGATGGTGGCTGCTCAGGTTATGGGGAACAACACCACTATCTCTGTCGCCGGTTCTTACGGTCAATTCGAGCTGAACGTCTTCAAGCCTGTCCTGATCAAGAACCTCCTCCAAAGCATCAGATTATTGGCCGACGGATCCAGGAGTTTCACCAAGAACTGTGTCGTTGGAATCAAAGcgaacgaggagaagatcaagaagattATGAACGAGAGTTTGATGCT TGCTACCTGCTTGAACAGTACTCTTGGTTACGATG ATGTGGCTAAGATCGCCAAAAAGGCTCATCACGAGGGTCTCAC TCTCAAGGAGTCCACTCTCGCCCTCGGCAAGCTCACTTCTGAGGAGTTCGACGCCAAGGTCAGGCCAGAGC TCATGTTGGCTCCTGACGAGGTCTAA